One window of Sporocytophaga myxococcoides DSM 11118 genomic DNA carries:
- a CDS encoding NifU family protein, which yields MNTTAPNSGLIEKVEAALNSIRPYLEADGGNVRVIEVTENMVAKLELLGACGSCPMSAMTLKAGVEEAIKKAVPEITSVVAVNITAPDDPHAVMPSTVY from the coding sequence ATGAATACTACAGCACCAAATTCCGGATTAATTGAAAAAGTAGAAGCTGCTTTGAACAGCATCAGACCATACCTGGAAGCTGACGGAGGTAATGTAAGAGTAATAGAGGTAACAGAAAATATGGTTGCCAAACTTGAACTTCTGGGAGCTTGCGGTTCTTGCCCGATGTCTGCTATGACATTAAAAGCTGGAGTGGAAGAAGCTATCAAAAAAGCTGTTCCGGAAATTACCAGTGTAGTAGCGGTAAATATCACGGCTCCGGACGACCCGCACGCAGTAATGCCATCAACAGTATACTAG